From the genome of Candidatus Electrothrix communis, one region includes:
- a CDS encoding choice-of-anchor D domain-containing protein: MSFFPNFITFFLAVLFCGATLPGGLAYSATLYVDQDNSSGTENGVSWSTAYTDLQDALSAAASDDEIWVAEGTYYPVSASNPTVAQRYISFDLVENVAVYGGFAGTESTLSERDWEEHLTILSGAIGIADDDTDNSFHVLRGAVGASIDGFIVEHGYAKIYPSQTCPEDGSLITVTGGTGSEEILRIVTDIQCIAGGGLYNVHANTVVRNMIFRYNYAAKGGAVYNMAVSEYDFDANNIDSRADDPSFENVIFLENIATGRGGAVNDDFYTSPTFVDVQFLHNHCTAKGGAVYNDMGCNAYFINVLFADNTAQRGTALVSDGTSNSRLVYTTMVGNSSNDIGASLYQGTYTSPQADGQPVKGNEPHLYASVVLGNTSAASPSSIDSWNDSSLSWDDDSTVEETDGTLTTTDYLDEDFVSLDASAGWDPDRDTSGELSTWLALFDEDDESDRTFSIPPYQAIPTGSNSNSIIYVKSDVSGGNNGTSWANAYRTLTAALNEASGSSGQEIWVAAGTYYPTTGTDRTQTFTMKKGVAVYGGFQGTETLLSQRNASTYSTILSGDIGTADDPTDNSYHVLYGASGATIDGFVIQDGYADGELYHGRGGGMLIYVEKATAANGEGASPIISNCTFQENYAIEGGAIAGYNYSSPTISNTDFSNNSAERGGAILFRVGGDPTISSSNFTGNSATDRGGAVFVDYGTNPVFTGNTFTTNSSGGNGGAIYADDKASQLGSTTLRFTSDQFTGNTAGMRGGAFAVYNNNTSVVGVNLTLTDNTAVTSGGGVAVDQSQDDLPIDTYKAWECTGCTTSGNTPASLYTTPDYVDYGYNYPDEPEMQIKRGLYELADGSGSYAFGSVAVGEGSTKVFTIKNIGEADLTLPGSPAVVISGTNADDFAVTQQPASTIAEHRTSEVVIQFSPTATGSRTATVTVASDAGDTEHTFTVTGIATEATSNGSIVPIIMLLLL; the protein is encoded by the coding sequence ATGAGCTTTTTCCCCAACTTCATAACATTTTTTTTAGCAGTTCTTTTCTGCGGGGCTACACTTCCAGGCGGATTGGCCTACAGCGCAACTCTGTATGTTGATCAGGATAACAGCAGCGGAACAGAAAATGGCGTTTCCTGGAGCACTGCCTACACAGACCTACAGGATGCCCTATCTGCCGCCGCAAGCGATGATGAAATCTGGGTGGCAGAGGGGACGTATTATCCGGTCAGCGCATCCAACCCGACAGTGGCACAACGCTATATCTCTTTTGATCTGGTGGAGAACGTTGCTGTGTACGGCGGCTTTGCTGGCACCGAAAGCACCTTGTCGGAACGCGACTGGGAAGAGCATCTCACCATCCTGAGTGGAGCTATCGGAATAGCTGATGACGATACCGATAACTCGTTCCATGTTCTGCGCGGAGCAGTCGGTGCAAGCATTGACGGGTTTATTGTTGAGCACGGCTATGCAAAAATATATCCCAGCCAAACCTGCCCGGAAGACGGATCATTAATCACCGTGACCGGCGGAACAGGCAGCGAGGAGATACTGCGGATTGTCACTGATATCCAGTGCATTGCGGGCGGAGGGCTGTATAATGTCCATGCCAATACGGTGGTGCGCAACATGATCTTTCGCTATAACTATGCTGCCAAAGGCGGGGCTGTCTATAATATGGCGGTATCTGAATATGATTTTGATGCAAATAATATTGATAGTCGTGCGGATGATCCGTCTTTTGAAAACGTTATCTTTCTGGAAAATATCGCCACCGGACGCGGAGGTGCTGTGAATGACGATTTTTATACCTCTCCCACCTTTGTTGATGTCCAGTTCCTGCATAATCACTGCACAGCCAAAGGCGGAGCGGTCTACAATGATATGGGCTGCAATGCCTATTTCATTAATGTTCTGTTTGCAGACAATACGGCCCAGCGGGGAACAGCTCTGGTCAGCGACGGCACCTCCAATTCCCGACTTGTGTACACCACTATGGTGGGTAATAGCTCCAATGATATTGGGGCATCCCTATATCAGGGCACCTATACTTCACCGCAAGCTGATGGACAACCTGTGAAAGGCAATGAACCGCATCTCTACGCCTCTGTCGTGTTGGGCAACACTTCAGCTGCATCTCCCTCCTCCATTGACAGCTGGAATGATTCTTCGTTGAGCTGGGACGATGATTCTACTGTGGAGGAGACTGACGGCACCTTGACGACCACAGATTATCTGGATGAAGATTTTGTCTCGTTGGACGCTTCTGCTGGCTGGGATCCTGACCGGGATACCAGCGGTGAACTCAGTACTTGGCTCGCGCTTTTTGATGAAGACGACGAGAGTGACCGGACATTTTCAATCCCTCCGTATCAGGCAATACCCACCGGCAGCAACAGCAACAGCATAATTTATGTAAAAAGCGATGTATCAGGGGGCAATAATGGTACCAGCTGGGCAAACGCCTACCGAACGCTGACAGCGGCCCTCAATGAGGCATCAGGTTCCTCTGGCCAGGAGATTTGGGTGGCAGCGGGAACCTATTACCCAACCACCGGCACAGATCGGACCCAAACCTTTACAATGAAGAAGGGTGTTGCCGTGTACGGCGGCTTTCAGGGGACAGAGACTTTACTCAGCCAAAGGAATGCCAGCACCTATTCCACGATCCTGAGCGGAGATATCGGCACGGCTGATGATCCGACAGATAATTCCTATCATGTGCTTTATGGAGCCTCTGGTGCTACGATAGACGGTTTTGTCATCCAGGACGGCTATGCTGACGGCGAGCTGTACCACGGACGCGGCGGCGGTATGTTGATCTATGTGGAAAAGGCAACAGCCGCCAATGGTGAGGGAGCTTCCCCGATCATCAGCAACTGTACCTTTCAGGAAAATTACGCCATTGAGGGTGGAGCCATTGCTGGCTATAACTATTCGTCGCCAACCATCAGCAATACGGATTTCAGCAACAATAGTGCAGAGCGGGGAGGTGCAATTCTGTTCCGGGTGGGCGGAGATCCGACCATCTCCAGTAGCAATTTTACAGGGAATTCTGCCACAGATCGGGGCGGGGCAGTGTTTGTCGATTACGGCACCAACCCGGTGTTCACTGGCAACACCTTTACCACCAACTCCAGCGGGGGGAATGGCGGAGCTATCTATGCGGATGATAAGGCCTCACAGCTCGGCTCAACCACTCTCCGTTTTACCAGTGATCAATTCACAGGCAATACAGCCGGAATGCGGGGCGGGGCTTTTGCCGTGTACAATAACAATACCAGTGTGGTCGGTGTGAATCTGACCTTGACCGATAATACTGCCGTAACAAGCGGCGGTGGAGTTGCTGTGGATCAGAGCCAGGATGATCTGCCAATCGACACCTATAAAGCCTGGGAGTGTACAGGATGTACCACCTCGGGGAATACCCCTGCCTCCCTCTATACCACCCCGGACTATGTGGACTATGGGTATAATTACCCAGATGAACCCGAGATGCAGATCAAACGTGGCCTTTATGAGCTGGCCGACGGTAGCGGCAGTTATGCTTTTGGTTCTGTTGCTGTCGGGGAGGGAAGTACCAAAGTTTTCACGATCAAGAATATCGGTGAAGCAGATCTTACCCTGCCTGGCTCCCCTGCCGTTGTCATCAGTGGGACCAATGCCGATGATTTTGCCGTAACCCAGCAGCCCGCGAGTACCATTGCAGAACACCGGACATCTGAAGTGGTTATCCAGTTTTCCCCGACAGCAACAGGTTCCCGCACAGCCACGGTAACGGTTGCAAGCGATGCCGGTGATACCGAACATACCTTCACTGTCACCGGGATTGCGACCGAAGCGACCAGCAATGGCTCTATCGTGCCTATCATTATGCTTTTGTTGTTATAG